Proteins from one Atribacterota bacterium genomic window:
- the rsmA gene encoding 16S rRNA (adenine(1518)-N(6)/adenine(1519)-N(6))-dimethyltransferase RsmA: MNPIYQFPDSPKRLASLMSEYQFYPKKKLGQNFLIDSNITKIIVKALSLKDNDIIFEIGTGMGILTKELMSSAKNVFSIEKDLRLKPILNHLFPEDNEKVTIFYEDILDFDLAGFLKEKKSEGFLLNKITGNLPYAISLPLLKKIMEMHYLLKMAVVMVQKEVAERMMAKPGNKNYGLLSIISQYYASIEKVHLVKPDVFYPQPEVNSMIIRINFFDKPAVYVEDESLFFDLLHAVFQHRRKKLTNALNLYFGDKIDKNQLEKSLQELKIEKNERGETFNLQKFACLTSAIKKIMK, from the coding sequence ATGAATCCCATTTATCAGTTTCCCGACAGTCCAAAAAGATTAGCCTCACTCATGTCAGAATACCAGTTTTACCCTAAGAAAAAGTTAGGGCAAAATTTTCTGATAGACAGCAATATAACCAAAATAATTGTTAAAGCACTATCTTTAAAGGATAATGATATAATTTTTGAAATTGGTACCGGTATGGGCATACTGACAAAGGAATTAATGTCTTCAGCTAAAAATGTTTTTTCCATCGAGAAGGATCTTAGACTCAAACCAATCTTAAATCATCTGTTTCCAGAAGATAATGAGAAAGTTACAATCTTTTATGAGGATATATTAGATTTTGATTTAGCAGGTTTTCTGAAAGAAAAAAAATCAGAAGGATTTCTATTAAATAAAATAACCGGAAATTTACCTTATGCAATCTCCCTTCCTTTATTAAAAAAAATAATGGAAATGCATTATCTTTTAAAAATGGCTGTTGTAATGGTACAAAAAGAAGTTGCTGAACGCATGATGGCAAAACCTGGTAATAAAAATTACGGATTGCTTTCTATTATTTCCCAGTATTATGCCAGCATAGAAAAAGTTCATCTGGTAAAGCCTGATGTTTTTTATCCCCAACCGGAAGTGAATTCTATGATTATTAGAATTAATTTTTTTGATAAACCAGCAGTATATGTAGAAGATGAGAGTCTTTTTTTTGATTTATTACATGCAGTGTTTCAACACAGAAGGAAAAAACTTACTAATGCTTTAAACTTATACTTTGGAGATAAAATTGACAAGAATCAGTTAGAGAAATCTTTACAGGAATTAAAAATAGAAAAAAATGAGCGAGGTGAAACTTTTAATTTACAAAAATTTGCCTGTTTAACTTCAGCAATAAAAAAAATAATGAAATAG
- a CDS encoding cation:proton antiporter, translated as SLITGTFMAGLVLGQTRLSKEAFESVSLIGHSFFIPIFFVTMGMQFNLNTFFTMGFFALLFIIVAIFGKIIGCGAGALICGFNFQESLAVGIATVPRAEVALVLANIGLKYNVITPDIASTVIAMIMVTTLITPNLLTFSIDYLNKNKKS; from the coding sequence TCCCTGATTACCGGTACATTTATGGCCGGGTTGGTTTTGGGACAAACCAGGCTATCAAAAGAGGCTTTTGAAAGTGTTTCACTAATAGGACATTCTTTTTTTATTCCCATATTTTTTGTTACCATGGGCATGCAGTTTAACTTAAATACCTTTTTCACAATGGGCTTTTTTGCCCTGTTATTTATAATTGTGGCAATTTTTGGCAAGATAATTGGTTGTGGTGCAGGGGCATTAATTTGTGGTTTTAATTTTCAGGAGTCTCTGGCTGTAGGAATTGCAACAGTTCCCAGGGCAGAAGTAGCATTAGTTTTGGCGAATATCGGGTTGAAGTATAATGTTATCACTCCTGATATTGCTTCAACAGTGATTGCCATGATTATGGTTACGACTTTGATTACTCCAAATCTGCTGACTTTTTCCATTGATTATTTAAATAAAAATAAAAAAAGTTGA
- the dnaB gene encoding replicative DNA helicase, with protein sequence MELTRNTPQNISAEQATLGSIILDKDSILNCIEILQPDDFYRNAHQTIYQCALDLFEKNQAVDLVTLTEELNRRKQLEEVGGASYLTTLMSSVPTAANVVYYAKIVEQKAILRKLINHATQIVTMGYEEQDDARVLLDKAENLIFEVSQQKIEHSFSPIKDLLTESFEKIEDLYHRDNFITGVPTGFIELDEITTGFQPSELVIIAGRPSMGKTAFCLNIAQNAAMQHKIPVAIFSLEMSKAQIVQRMLCSEARIDTHALRRGRMPEEDWPKLSMAAGKLSAAPIFIDDTAGISPLEIKAKSRRLKARHDLGLVLIDYLQLIQTGLRIENRQQEISQISRSLKGLARELNVPVIAVSQLSRAVEQRSVQRPRLSDLRESGAIEQDADVVAFLYREEYYKPKSNKKGIAEVIISKQRNGPTGTLELAFLDAYTRFENLARTNEEME encoded by the coding sequence ATGGAATTGACGCGAAATACACCTCAGAATATTAGTGCAGAACAAGCTACCCTGGGTTCAATTATTTTAGATAAAGATTCTATATTAAACTGTATTGAAATTTTACAACCAGATGATTTTTACAGAAATGCACATCAAACTATATATCAGTGTGCCCTGGATTTATTTGAGAAAAACCAGGCTGTCGATTTAGTTACCCTAACTGAAGAGTTAAATAGAAGGAAACAATTAGAAGAGGTGGGTGGAGCATCATACTTAACAACTTTAATGAGTAGCGTTCCTACTGCTGCGAATGTAGTATATTATGCGAAAATTGTAGAACAAAAAGCTATTTTAAGAAAGCTGATTAATCACGCAACGCAAATAGTTACAATGGGATATGAAGAACAGGACGATGCCCGGGTTTTACTTGATAAAGCAGAAAACCTTATTTTCGAGGTATCACAACAAAAAATTGAGCACTCCTTTAGCCCTATTAAAGATTTACTAACTGAGAGTTTTGAAAAGATAGAAGATTTATACCATCGGGATAATTTTATTACTGGTGTGCCTACTGGATTTATAGAGCTTGATGAGATAACAACAGGATTTCAACCATCAGAATTAGTTATAATCGCCGGACGCCCTTCTATGGGCAAAACCGCCTTTTGTCTTAATATTGCCCAGAATGCAGCTATGCAGCACAAGATTCCGGTAGCAATATTTAGTTTAGAGATGTCTAAAGCTCAAATTGTGCAAAGAATGTTGTGTTCTGAGGCCAGGATTGATACTCACGCCTTGCGTCGGGGAAGAATGCCTGAAGAAGACTGGCCAAAATTGTCCATGGCTGCCGGCAAATTGTCAGCAGCCCCAATTTTTATTGATGATACAGCTGGTATATCTCCTCTGGAGATTAAAGCAAAATCCAGAAGATTGAAAGCCAGGCATGATTTAGGACTTGTACTGATTGATTATTTGCAGTTGATTCAAACAGGATTAAGGATTGAAAATCGCCAGCAGGAAATTTCCCAAATATCCCGTTCTCTCAAAGGACTGGCACGAGAATTAAACGTACCGGTTATTGCTGTTTCTCAGCTATCCAGGGCGGTAGAGCAACGTTCGGTTCAAAGACCCCGTTTATCAGATTTAAGAGAAAGCGGGGCAATTGAACAGGACGCTGATGTAGTAGCTTTTCTATACCGTGAAGAATACTATAAACCCAAAAGTAATAAAAAGGGTATAGCAGAAGTCATTATCAGCAAGCAGAGAAATGGTCCTACCGGAACTCTTGAATTAGCTTTTCTGGATGCATATACACGTTTTGAAAATTTGGCAAGAACAAATGAAGAAATGGAATAA
- the rplI gene encoding 50S ribosomal protein L9 has protein sequence MKVILKENIDNIGYVGDVVDVSRGYARNYLFARGLAMEYNDGNLKSIEHLKQKEYEKRNREIVNAKELAEKINKINLTFQVKAGKDGKLFGSVTNKDIAASLAENHQIEIDRKKIEHSDPLKKIGNYQVTIHLHQEVDANLKVQVAAEEEAEKENKAIEEKNQDVPSKEKEKEE, from the coding sequence ATGAAGGTTATACTAAAAGAAAATATTGATAATATTGGATATGTAGGGGATGTAGTTGATGTCAGTCGAGGTTATGCAAGAAATTACCTTTTTGCCAGAGGTTTGGCCATGGAATATAATGATGGTAACCTCAAATCAATTGAGCACCTTAAGCAAAAAGAATACGAAAAAAGAAATAGAGAGATTGTAAACGCAAAAGAGTTAGCAGAAAAAATAAATAAAATAAATCTCACTTTCCAGGTGAAAGCAGGCAAAGATGGAAAACTATTTGGTTCTGTCACAAATAAAGATATAGCAGCATCACTGGCAGAAAATCACCAGATTGAAATAGACCGCAAAAAAATTGAACATAGTGACCCTCTTAAGAAGATTGGCAATTACCAGGTAACTATTCATCTCCACCAGGAAGTTGATGCTAATTTAAAAGTACAGGTAGCAGCTGAAGAGGAAGCAGAAAAAGAGAATAAGGCAATTGAAGAGAAAAACCAAGATGTTCCAAGTAAGGAAAAAGAAAAAGAAGAATAA
- a CDS encoding YybS family protein gives MKDRIPTKSIVEGAFLSAITAILFLASLYIPLFGTLISFLCPLPIIVLCLRHNIKIAMLSLLIAFFLVTLLAGPFQGLIGILGFGSLGIALGIAIKKKLSLLEILLIGSMTSFISKIFLMLIGLWLMDVNPLLLSVDQIDRSINQSLSFYQNIGLNPEQIETVKDSLLQSLELVRIAFPAMLVIASVFDTIINYWVAGIILKRLGYPLEPIEPFHKWQASKSFFWSYLFGLVILLLNTQYNLLVLERIGVNIQILFSVIFLITGLSVVSYVLRHYRVKPFFCWMIYIVIFIQPLFSLIVTWAGILDVWVDFRKLLFPKEQNE, from the coding sequence TTGAAAGATCGCATTCCGACCAAATCAATTGTTGAAGGTGCATTTCTTTCAGCGATTACAGCTATATTATTTTTAGCAAGTTTATATATTCCGTTATTTGGTACCTTAATTAGTTTTTTATGTCCTTTGCCGATTATTGTATTATGTTTAAGGCATAATATAAAAATAGCAATGCTTTCCCTGTTAATTGCATTTTTTCTGGTAACTTTATTAGCCGGACCTTTCCAGGGACTGATTGGCATATTAGGCTTTGGATCATTGGGAATAGCTTTAGGTATAGCGATTAAAAAAAAGCTGAGTTTATTGGAAATATTACTTATCGGCAGTATGACTTCATTTATATCAAAAATATTTTTGATGTTAATTGGCCTATGGCTTATGGATGTTAATCCATTATTATTAAGTGTGGATCAAATAGATAGAAGTATCAATCAGAGTTTATCTTTTTACCAGAATATTGGATTGAATCCTGAACAGATAGAGACTGTAAAAGATTCACTTTTACAGTCTCTGGAATTAGTCAGGATAGCTTTTCCGGCAATGCTTGTTATTGCATCTGTTTTTGATACAATTATTAATTATTGGGTCGCTGGAATAATATTAAAAAGGCTTGGTTATCCGCTGGAACCAATTGAGCCATTTCATAAATGGCAGGCGAGCAAATCCTTTTTTTGGAGCTATTTATTCGGGCTGGTTATTCTGTTATTAAACACACAGTATAATCTGTTGGTACTGGAAAGAATAGGAGTAAATATTCAAATATTATTCTCAGTCATATTCTTGATTACAGGTCTTTCTGTTGTGTCATATGTGTTAAGACACTATAGAGTAAAGCCTTTTTTTTGCTGGATGATATATATAGTCATATTTATTCAACCACTCTTTTCTTTAATAGTTACCTGGGCTGGGATACTTGATGTCTGGGTTGATTTCCGGAAACTGCTTTTTCCTAAGGAGCAAAATGAATAG
- the rpsR gene encoding 30S ribosomal protein S18 — translation MVRRESYRGFRRKRKVCYFCAEKKVADYKNTDLLNRFISDQGKILPRRVTGNCAKHQRSLAIAIKRAREVALLPYVDR, via the coding sequence ATGGTCAGAAGAGAATCATATAGAGGATTTCGTAGAAAAAGAAAAGTATGCTACTTTTGTGCTGAGAAAAAAGTAGCTGATTATAAGAATACAGACTTACTAAATCGTTTCATAAGTGATCAGGGAAAAATATTGCCACGTAGAGTAACAGGAAACTGTGCAAAACATCAGAGATCTTTAGCTATTGCCATAAAACGAGCCAGAGAAGTTGCCTTATTACCTTATGTTGACAGGTAA
- the rpsF gene encoding 30S ribosomal protein S6 has protein sequence MRNYELMLLLNPNLQEEETSALLEKIQQTITTNQGKIIKVDQWGKKTLAYEIKKFHEAIYVIIDFELDPENIAVLERSIKFEEKIIRYLIVLGQEKVLPKKEQKDLKE, from the coding sequence ATGCGTAATTATGAACTGATGCTATTATTGAATCCAAATCTTCAAGAAGAAGAAACATCTGCATTATTAGAAAAAATCCAGCAGACAATCACAACAAACCAGGGAAAAATCATCAAAGTAGATCAATGGGGTAAAAAAACATTAGCTTACGAAATTAAAAAATTTCATGAAGCTATTTATGTTATCATTGATTTTGAGTTGGATCCTGAGAACATTGCTGTCCTCGAAAGAAGTATAAAGTTCGAAGAAAAAATAATCAGATATTTAATTGTTCTTGGCCAGGAAAAAGTGCTTCCCAAAAAAGAACAAAAAGATCTTAAAGAATAA
- a CDS encoding DUF951 domain-containing protein has translation MPLDLRIGDIVKLKKKHPCGGYHWEITRTGIDIGIKCLCCGRKVLVPRAKIEKRIKQIIKRD, from the coding sequence ATGCCTCTTGATTTAAGAATTGGTGATATTGTTAAATTAAAAAAAAAGCATCCTTGTGGAGGTTATCATTGGGAAATAACCAGAACAGGTATTGATATTGGGATAAAATGTCTTTGCTGTGGACGCAAGGTATTAGTGCCTCGAGCAAAGATCGAAAAGAGAATAAAGCAAATAATAAAAAGAGATTAA
- a CDS encoding pitrilysin family protein: MNKPELIKLDSGLNIIACLMPHMRSVSTVIGIKAGSIYESKKQQGISHFIEHMLFKGTQKRKDTLEISQCIEQLGGEINASTSEECTFLYSKVLYKNFENAFEVMSDIINYSLFKEEDIIHEKSVIIEEINKYQDIPEDWISVLINQLLWNGTVLAQNVLGEKETVRNMDRTRILNYYDKMYNPKNIVISVAGNIAPEAIWEVVKKHPFNSKKIFNKKAPKIQLKEQGFPELITEPKKVNQTHLCFGFEGISRFHPEKVTMDLLNILLGAGLSSRLFQEIRVKEALAYDIHSYTQFFDITGSFNIYAGVDPGKMSRSIEKVLTELKKLKDKKIDVRELQKAKEMYKGSILLGLENTLNRAFRLGSFLMLYNKEYQYKELIDKIEKVTPENIRSLSQKLFLKNKINLVIFYPNEIKIDNDDVIKLLEV; this comes from the coding sequence ATGAATAAACCAGAATTAATAAAACTGGATAGCGGATTAAATATTATCGCTTGCTTAATGCCACATATGCGTTCAGTTTCAACAGTTATTGGGATAAAAGCAGGATCAATATATGAAAGCAAAAAACAGCAAGGCATATCCCATTTTATTGAGCATATGCTTTTCAAGGGTACACAAAAAAGGAAAGATACCCTGGAGATATCCCAATGTATAGAACAATTGGGTGGGGAAATTAATGCATCTACTTCAGAAGAGTGTACTTTTTTATATAGTAAAGTATTGTATAAAAATTTCGAAAATGCATTTGAAGTGATGTCGGATATCATAAATTACTCTCTTTTTAAGGAAGAAGATATTATACATGAGAAATCTGTCATTATTGAAGAGATAAATAAATATCAGGATATCCCGGAAGACTGGATAAGTGTATTAATAAACCAATTATTATGGAATGGTACTGTGCTTGCTCAGAATGTATTGGGGGAAAAAGAAACTGTCAGGAATATGGATAGAACAAGAATATTAAACTATTATGATAAAATGTATAATCCCAAAAATATTGTAATCAGTGTGGCGGGTAATATTGCTCCAGAAGCAATTTGGGAAGTTGTTAAAAAACATCCTTTTAATTCAAAAAAAATATTTAATAAAAAAGCCCCCAAGATACAATTAAAAGAGCAGGGATTTCCTGAGTTAATAACAGAGCCAAAAAAAGTGAATCAAACTCATTTATGCTTTGGTTTTGAAGGAATATCAAGATTTCACCCGGAAAAAGTAACTATGGATTTACTAAACATTCTTTTAGGTGCAGGTCTCAGTTCTCGACTTTTCCAGGAAATCAGAGTAAAAGAGGCATTGGCATATGATATTCATTCTTATACCCAATTTTTTGATATAACAGGTTCATTCAATATCTATGCAGGAGTAGATCCTGGAAAAATGAGCCGTAGTATAGAAAAGGTATTAACAGAGTTGAAAAAATTAAAGGATAAAAAAATTGATGTCAGAGAACTTCAAAAGGCAAAGGAAATGTATAAGGGGAGTATATTATTAGGTTTGGAAAATACGCTTAATCGTGCTTTTCGTTTGGGTAGTTTTCTGATGCTATATAACAAAGAATACCAGTATAAAGAATTGATTGATAAAATTGAAAAAGTTACACCAGAAAATATAAGGTCATTATCCCAAAAATTATTTTTAAAAAACAAAATAAATTTAGTTATTTTTTATCCTAATGAAATAAAAATTGACAATGATGATGTGATAAAATTATTAGAAGTATAG
- the mreC gene encoding rod shape-determining protein MreC, translated as MYRFSKERRAFVIFFTLFLLSAIIITVDYHDKGFFGLIEDTGMIIYKPVNRVIYNTVNNITNYFHIFTEIENVRQENERLWTEIQVISRENDINKEKVAAYDRLINMMELNDYYSYEMIGAQVVGREPDNWFHSVIIDRGVMHGVEVDMGVANYNGLVGKIIQSEQKNSQVLLLLDQGCSVGAMVQRSREIGVIKGGTDGVYCFFDYIAHDADIQINDIVITSGMGSSIPKGIRIGQVVAIKKEKHDLFQRILVKPEVDFNKLEEIFVIQ; from the coding sequence TTGTATAGGTTTTCTAAAGAGCGACGGGCTTTTGTTATATTTTTTACTTTGTTTCTCCTGTCAGCCATAATTATAACTGTAGATTATCATGATAAAGGATTTTTTGGATTGATTGAAGATACTGGAATGATAATTTATAAGCCTGTTAATCGAGTGATATATAATACAGTTAATAATATTACAAACTATTTCCATATTTTTACTGAAATTGAAAATGTTCGTCAGGAGAATGAGCGACTATGGACAGAAATACAGGTTATTTCCCGGGAGAATGATATAAATAAAGAGAAAGTAGCAGCTTATGATCGTTTAATAAATATGATGGAACTTAACGATTATTATTCATATGAGATGATTGGAGCCCAGGTGGTTGGCAGGGAACCAGATAACTGGTTCCATAGTGTTATTATTGATCGGGGTGTCATGCATGGTGTAGAGGTTGATATGGGTGTTGCTAATTATAATGGACTTGTGGGGAAAATTATCCAATCGGAGCAAAAAAATTCACAGGTACTCTTGTTATTAGATCAAGGTTGTTCTGTTGGAGCTATGGTCCAACGTTCCCGGGAAATTGGTGTAATAAAAGGCGGAACCGATGGTGTCTATTGTTTTTTTGATTATATTGCTCATGATGCAGACATTCAAATCAATGATATTGTTATTACTTCAGGAATGGGCAGTTCAATTCCAAAAGGTATCAGAATTGGTCAGGTTGTGGCAATAAAAAAAGAAAAGCATGACCTTTTTCAAAGAATACTGGTAAAGCCTGAAGTTGATTTTAATAAATTGGAAGAAATTTTTGTTATACAATAA
- a CDS encoding rod shape-determining protein: MFNFSLFSSFSRNIGIDLGTATTLVYVKGKGIILEEPSVIAYDKKNNNVLKVGVEAKMMIGRTPQGVYTVRPLQYGVIANFEATAEMLRYFIKKIFKHNQFIKPSITICVPSGVTEVEKRAVSEVAYECGSHRVFLIEEPIAAAIGAGLPIFEPMGNLVMDIGGGTTEVAVISLGGIVVNEISKIAGDHLNQQISKYIKDKHGLFIGDLTAESLKIGLSNKKNNQDNDYYEVKGRDRLSGLPIRINLAKSELKEALDDSVRIISNTVKLALEKTPPELVSDIINKGLIMTGGGALLAGLDEVLQEQIEIPVFISKEPLYCVVKGTGQALENFDRYQHVLFKTFRGK, from the coding sequence ATGTTTAACTTCTCTCTTTTTTCCTCCTTTTCTCGTAATATTGGGATTGATTTGGGTACTGCCACAACACTGGTTTATGTTAAAGGGAAGGGCATAATATTAGAAGAGCCATCTGTAATAGCGTATGATAAAAAGAATAATAATGTTCTAAAAGTTGGCGTAGAAGCAAAAATGATGATTGGCAGGACACCTCAAGGTGTTTATACAGTTCGGCCACTACAATATGGGGTAATTGCAAATTTTGAGGCAACAGCAGAAATGTTGCGGTATTTTATAAAAAAAATATTTAAGCATAATCAGTTTATTAAACCATCTATAACTATATGTGTGCCTTCAGGTGTTACCGAAGTAGAGAAAAGAGCAGTTTCTGAGGTGGCTTATGAGTGTGGTTCCCACAGGGTATTTTTAATCGAAGAGCCAATCGCAGCAGCTATAGGAGCAGGATTACCCATATTTGAACCTATGGGGAATTTGGTGATGGATATAGGAGGAGGAACAACTGAAGTTGCAGTTATCTCGTTAGGAGGGATTGTGGTTAATGAGATATCTAAAATAGCAGGTGATCATCTCAATCAACAGATTAGTAAATATATTAAAGACAAACACGGTTTATTTATAGGTGATTTGACAGCAGAATCATTAAAAATAGGACTTTCCAATAAAAAAAATAATCAGGATAATGATTATTATGAAGTAAAAGGTAGAGATCGCCTCAGTGGATTGCCAATAAGAATTAACCTGGCAAAAAGTGAGTTGAAAGAAGCTCTCGATGATTCAGTAAGGATAATCTCTAATACTGTTAAATTAGCCTTAGAAAAAACTCCACCAGAGCTAGTTTCAGATATAATAAACAAAGGCTTGATTATGACCGGAGGTGGGGCATTATTAGCCGGGCTGGATGAGGTATTACAGGAACAGATAGAAATCCCGGTTTTTATATCAAAAGAACCCCTGTATTGTGTAGTAAAAGGTACGGGACAGGCATTAGAAAATTTTGACAGATATCAACATGTTTTATTTAAAACATTCAGGGGTAAATAA
- a CDS encoding SLC13 family permease, translated as MNQLVLTILIITLVYFFIFTNRRLRTTASFLGAIIIVFIGIISFDTAVSYIDFTKLGIIIGVMILTIIAKDSGIFQYLAIRMMRYSNGKAWTLFVLLSILTGLLSSIFDEITTLLFMTNITLAITSILEISSVPFLIAQIIFANIGGMATYLGTPTNIMIGSSANFCFFDFIYHIAPIAIILTIVNIYYFKIVFGKEMSNNKIPDEIINNFDKINEKECIVNPPLFRKTLIVTTAGIVFALFSHILQIDLVVIILLAGFTLLFITPDKSIHSIYAQIDWAIIFFIIGLNVLAGTLEEHGIINILSRTLLSITEGNTLSINFLFLAFNTFFSSFLDNIPIINLAIPIAKHIIKEIPVITPVIWITMIIAANIGANGTLIGTASNLIVAEIAEKNNQRINFWYFFRVGFPLVIIHFIISFSYIYLRYLT; from the coding sequence ATGAACCAATTAGTTTTAACTATTCTCATAATTACTCTTGTATATTTCTTTATTTTTACCAATCGTCGTCTTCGTACTACTGCTTCTTTCCTGGGAGCAATAATTATTGTATTTATAGGTATTATCTCTTTTGACACAGCAGTTAGTTATATAGATTTTACAAAATTGGGAATTATTATTGGGGTGATGATTCTTACGATAATTGCAAAAGACAGTGGAATATTTCAATATCTGGCCATTAGAATGATGCGTTACAGTAATGGAAAAGCCTGGACATTATTTGTGCTTTTATCAATCCTAACTGGTCTTTTGTCATCAATTTTTGATGAAATCACTACACTTCTTTTTATGACAAATATTACATTAGCTATTACTTCAATTTTAGAAATATCATCCGTGCCATTTTTAATTGCTCAAATAATCTTTGCTAATATTGGTGGAATGGCTACTTACCTGGGTACTCCAACCAATATAATGATTGGCTCTTCGGCTAATTTTTGTTTTTTTGATTTTATATATCATATTGCACCAATAGCCATTATATTGACTATAGTCAATATTTATTATTTTAAGATAGTATTTGGAAAAGAAATGAGCAATAATAAAATTCCCGATGAAATTATTAATAATTTTGATAAGATTAATGAAAAGGAATGTATTGTAAATCCTCCGTTATTCAGAAAAACTCTTATTGTTACAACAGCTGGTATAGTTTTTGCGCTTTTTTCCCATATTCTCCAGATAGATTTAGTGGTAATCATACTACTTGCCGGGTTTACTTTGTTATTTATAACTCCCGATAAGAGTATTCATTCTATCTATGCTCAAATTGATTGGGCTATTATATTCTTCATTATTGGGCTCAATGTACTTGCAGGAACACTGGAAGAGCATGGCATTATAAATATATTATCCCGAACATTATTAAGTATAACCGAGGGTAACACACTTTCGATAAATTTCTTATTTTTAGCTTTTAATACCTTCTTTTCGTCATTCCTGGATAATATTCCTATAATTAATCTGGCAATTCCTATTGCAAAACACATTATTAAAGAAATTCCTGTAATAACACCTGTTATCTGGATAACTATGATTATAGCAGCTAATATTGGTGCAAATGGTACACTTATTGGAACAGCTTCCAACTTAATCGTTGCAGAAATTGCTGAAAAAAATAACCAGAGAATTAACTTCTGGTATTTTTTCAGGGTTGGTTTTCCTCTGGTAATAATTCATTTTATAATTTCATTTAGTTATATTTATCTGCGTTATTTAACATAA
- the amrA gene encoding AmmeMemoRadiSam system protein A — protein sequence MMKKKQESIPVQLARKSILHYLETGKTINQTEGLPKEFTEKKAGTFVSLKKDGKLRGCIGTFLATRNNIALEIIENAISAAVHDPRFSPLKLEEVDFLDISVDILTPPEEVDDISQLNPKKYGVIVSTGYRKGLLLPDLDGVDTVEYQIDIARQKAGISPDEKYQIQRFEVIRYY from the coding sequence ATGATGAAAAAAAAACAAGAAAGTATACCTGTCCAGTTAGCCAGAAAAAGTATTTTACATTATTTGGAAACAGGGAAAACCATAAATCAGACTGAAGGATTACCCAAAGAATTTACAGAAAAGAAAGCAGGTACATTTGTTTCTTTAAAAAAGGATGGTAAATTGAGAGGATGTATTGGGACTTTTTTAGCTACCAGAAATAATATTGCTCTGGAAATTATTGAGAATGCTATTAGCGCGGCCGTACATGACCCCAGATTCTCTCCGTTAAAGCTGGAAGAAGTTGATTTTTTAGACATTTCCGTAGATATTTTAACCCCACCGGAAGAAGTAGATGATATTTCGCAGCTTAATCCAAAAAAATATGGTGTTATTGTCAGCACTGGTTACAGAAAAGGCCTTTTATTGCCTGATTTAGATGGTGTAGATACGGTTGAATACCAGATTGATATTGCCAGACAAAAGGCCGGTATATCTCCAGATGAAAAATATCAAATTCAAAGATTTGAAGTAATAAGATATTATTAA